A single window of Leclercia adecarboxylata DNA harbors:
- a CDS encoding ABC transporter permease produces the protein MSLVDYAAAARKRIPAWRGWRWQPGLWLAYAIIAAAALAAIAPGLFTHYSPIEGIAGAQRLAPQADYWLGTDQLGRDVYTRIIYGASHSLSAALVAVAMGLFIGTAIGVIAGAFAGRVESVLMRLVDVLLAIPSLLLSLTVIILLGFGTVNAAIAVGVASIASFARLARGEVVRIRHSDYVEAAFGSGGTFWTVLWRHILPNSLTAVLAFATLQFGQAILALSTLSFLGYGTPPPIPEWGLLIAEGRNYLSTAWWLTTFPGLVVIAVVLATNRISRQLSGGRS, from the coding sequence ATGAGCCTTGTTGATTATGCTGCTGCGGCGCGCAAGCGCATCCCGGCCTGGCGCGGATGGCGCTGGCAGCCTGGACTGTGGCTGGCGTACGCCATTATTGCCGCTGCCGCCCTGGCGGCCATCGCGCCGGGGCTGTTTACCCACTACAGCCCGATTGAAGGCATTGCCGGGGCGCAGCGGCTGGCACCCCAGGCTGACTACTGGCTCGGTACCGACCAGCTGGGTCGCGATGTTTATACCCGCATCATCTATGGCGCCTCGCACTCCCTGAGCGCCGCGCTGGTGGCGGTGGCGATGGGGCTGTTTATTGGCACCGCCATCGGCGTGATTGCCGGGGCCTTTGCCGGACGGGTGGAGTCAGTGCTGATGCGGCTGGTGGACGTTCTGCTCGCCATCCCCTCGCTGCTGCTGTCGCTGACGGTAATCATTCTTCTGGGCTTTGGCACGGTGAATGCCGCCATTGCCGTTGGGGTGGCGTCGATCGCAAGCTTTGCCCGCCTGGCGCGCGGTGAAGTGGTGCGCATTCGCCATAGCGATTATGTCGAAGCGGCGTTTGGCAGCGGCGGCACCTTCTGGACGGTGCTGTGGCGCCACATTCTGCCCAATTCGCTAACCGCGGTGCTGGCCTTTGCCACGTTGCAGTTTGGTCAGGCGATCCTGGCCCTCTCGACCCTTAGCTTCCTGGGCTACGGCACCCCGCCGCCGATCCCGGAATGGGGCTTGCTGATTGCCGAAGGACGTAACTATCTCTCAACCGCCTGGTGGTTAACCACCTTCCCCGGCCTGGTGGTCATTGCCGTGGTGCTGGCGACCAACCGTATCAGCCGTCAGTTAAGCGGAGGCCGTTCATGA
- a CDS encoding putative FMN-dependent luciferase-like monooxygenase yields MTRKRLGFFTRLLDDAPALERYRLATEQIRHAERYGFDTAWIAQHHFHEHEGGLPSPLVFLAHVAAFTTRIRLGTAIITLPLENPLRVAEDTAVLDLLSDGRLEVGFGSGGTPTSFLPFGLTINERAATFADHLHLIHSAWRGDSLTHPDNHLYPPAPGLTERVWIATFSVEGAVRAAQQGHGLMLSRTQPRPADNLLLPLDAIQNPIIDAYLDALPSGVAPRILASRTAFVADSDAYALKVAEPGLTRQAQQHQAAGHALIGDTVTDHVRQFDAHIGAPQTVLASLAQDSVLARATDISFQVHSVEPSHQDTLRSIELIAEQIAPHLL; encoded by the coding sequence ATGACGCGTAAACGCCTGGGTTTCTTCACCCGCCTGCTGGACGATGCGCCAGCCCTGGAACGCTATCGCCTGGCAACAGAGCAGATCCGCCATGCCGAACGCTACGGTTTTGACACGGCATGGATCGCGCAGCACCACTTCCACGAGCATGAGGGCGGCCTGCCGTCGCCGCTGGTGTTCCTCGCCCATGTGGCGGCGTTCACCACCCGCATTCGCCTCGGCACGGCCATTATCACCCTGCCGCTGGAGAACCCGCTGCGGGTAGCGGAGGACACGGCGGTGCTGGACCTCTTATCCGACGGACGGCTGGAGGTGGGGTTTGGTTCCGGCGGCACGCCGACCTCGTTTTTGCCGTTCGGGCTGACCATTAACGAACGGGCGGCGACCTTCGCCGATCACCTGCACCTGATCCACAGCGCCTGGCGCGGGGATTCGCTGACCCATCCCGATAACCATCTCTATCCGCCCGCCCCAGGACTGACGGAGCGGGTGTGGATCGCGACTTTTTCAGTCGAGGGGGCGGTGCGTGCCGCGCAGCAGGGCCACGGGCTGATGCTCTCCCGCACCCAGCCGCGCCCGGCGGACAATCTTCTGTTGCCGCTGGATGCGATCCAGAACCCGATTATCGACGCCTATCTTGACGCCCTGCCGTCCGGCGTGGCCCCGCGCATTCTGGCTTCGCGTACCGCATTTGTCGCCGACAGCGATGCATATGCGCTGAAGGTGGCCGAACCGGGTCTGACCCGTCAGGCGCAGCAGCATCAGGCTGCCGGGCACGCCCTGATCGGTGACACCGTCACGGATCACGTTCGCCAGTTCGATGCCCATATCGGCGCGCCGCAGACGGTCCTCGCCTCGCTGGCGCAGGATTCGGTCCTGGCGCGCGCTACCGACATTTCATTCCAGGTGCATTCGGTTGAGCCGTCGCATCAGGACACTTTACGTTCAATTGAGTTAATCGCAGAGCAGATCGCCCCTCATCTTTTATAA
- a CDS encoding RrF2 family transcriptional regulator: protein MAFYSSGVEYGIHSLMTMVDAKGNDCEMSVREMAALQGVPYDYLGKIFTRLSRAGLVSSTEGKGGGFRLARPAELITVLDVAHAIDGEKNTFECREVRQRLAVFDETPPAWVCDGPCGVRSVMDSAQQRMEEELARHTILDLARKMYRKAPDTFQIEVQEWIADRRNS, encoded by the coding sequence ATGGCTTTTTACAGTTCCGGCGTGGAGTACGGCATTCATAGCCTGATGACCATGGTGGATGCGAAAGGGAACGACTGCGAGATGAGCGTCAGGGAGATGGCAGCGCTACAGGGCGTGCCTTACGACTATCTGGGCAAGATTTTCACGCGTCTGTCGCGCGCCGGGCTGGTGAGCAGCACTGAAGGAAAGGGCGGCGGTTTTCGGCTGGCGCGGCCTGCGGAACTGATCACCGTGCTGGATGTGGCCCACGCCATTGATGGCGAGAAAAATACGTTTGAGTGTCGTGAAGTGCGTCAGCGGCTGGCGGTGTTCGACGAAACGCCTCCGGCCTGGGTCTGCGACGGACCGTGCGGCGTGCGCTCGGTGATGGACAGCGCCCAGCAGCGGATGGAAGAGGAGCTGGCGCGGCATACCATTCTCGACCTGGCGCGCAAAATGTACCGTAAGGCACCGGATACTTTTCAGATTGAGGTGCAGGAGTGGATTGCGGATCGGCGGAATTCGTAG
- a CDS encoding NAD(P)/FAD-dependent oxidoreductase: MKKQILIVGSGFAGMWAAVSAARLADVTGRDDLQISVLAPRPELRIRPRFYEEQVAGFAAPLSELFAELNIHFIAGSAERIDTKQKSVWYRDSQGNVTLAAYDRLIVATGSQTRRPAIAGLAEFAFDIDQLESAQIFENHLDSLALRPSTPERNTLVVCGGGFTGIELATELPARLRARFGENTQTKIIVVERGAVIGGRYSEELRNTIEEASNELGVEWRLNSEIKAIDDTGVTLKNGERIAAATVVWTAGVEAHPLSQQIAGERDGQGRLIVNESLQVPAHPEVYATGDMAHARTDDLGNTALMTCQHAIQLGKFAGHNAAASLLDVAPYPYRQVNYVTCLDLGGWGAVYSEGWDQKVKCVRDEAKKIKIAITNELIYPPAADRAMAFAAADPLAKFV, from the coding sequence ATGAAGAAGCAAATTTTAATTGTGGGCAGCGGTTTTGCGGGAATGTGGGCTGCGGTAAGCGCCGCGCGCCTGGCCGATGTTACGGGCCGTGACGACCTGCAGATCAGCGTCCTGGCGCCCCGTCCGGAGCTGCGGATCCGTCCGCGCTTTTATGAAGAGCAGGTCGCGGGCTTTGCTGCCCCGTTAAGCGAACTTTTTGCTGAGTTGAACATTCACTTTATTGCTGGATCCGCTGAACGTATTGATACGAAGCAGAAAAGTGTCTGGTATCGCGACAGCCAGGGCAACGTGACGCTGGCCGCTTACGACCGTCTGATCGTGGCGACCGGCAGCCAGACCCGACGCCCTGCCATTGCCGGTCTGGCCGAATTTGCGTTTGATATCGACCAGCTGGAATCCGCACAGATTTTTGAAAATCACCTCGATTCACTGGCCCTACGCCCTTCTACGCCGGAACGCAACACCCTGGTAGTGTGCGGAGGCGGTTTTACCGGCATTGAACTGGCGACCGAACTCCCTGCCCGTCTGCGGGCCCGTTTCGGCGAAAATACGCAGACTAAAATTATCGTAGTTGAGCGCGGCGCAGTAATTGGCGGGCGTTACAGTGAAGAGCTGCGCAATACAATTGAAGAAGCGAGCAATGAACTGGGCGTGGAGTGGCGGCTAAACAGTGAGATCAAAGCTATTGATGATACAGGCGTAACGCTGAAAAACGGCGAGCGCATCGCTGCCGCCACCGTCGTCTGGACGGCAGGCGTGGAAGCGCATCCCCTCAGCCAGCAGATTGCGGGCGAACGCGACGGCCAGGGACGCTTAATCGTCAACGAGAGCCTGCAGGTACCTGCCCATCCAGAGGTCTATGCCACCGGAGATATGGCCCATGCCCGTACCGACGATCTCGGCAACACGGCGCTAATGACCTGCCAACACGCCATCCAGTTGGGCAAGTTTGCCGGGCACAACGCCGCCGCCAGCCTGCTGGACGTGGCCCCCTATCCCTATCGTCAGGTGAACTATGTCACCTGTCTCGATCTGGGCGGCTGGGGCGCGGTCTACAGCGAGGGGTGGGACCAGAAAGTGAAATGCGTGCGCGACGAGGCGAAGAAAATCAAAATCGCCATCACCAACGAACTGATCTACCCGCCCGCAGCAGACCGCGCCATGGCCTTTGCCGCCGCCGATCCGCTGGCGAAATTTGTCTAG
- a CDS encoding alkylhydroperoxidase domain protein yields MALSQDILAGLAEIAPGSPLEQARLTREAATRHAQGSYETLFSQQDADFVLDERFAVAAKVAKWHNVDALAAHYAGFGLADPTSVRLTPALAFARLLTFSPVQATPGAINALTLAGWSKEGIVTLAQLIAFVSFQSRLLVGLRLLNDKTVAASDVPVVAGHWHTVPLTKNGKAAPVEFTQLELGWEPWLTPKPLAEFTADEQAILAKFGHTDSDYFRLLGRNLPVLEQRTLTDKGIFYTPGGLSRAERELAAAVTSKVNGCIYCASVHARKASQLSKDDDAVERLLAVEPGQSLSSGQSPRWQAGIDFAAALSVTPPAVTPGHLAELERQGLDTLAQLDLVQSAAFFAWANRLMLTLGEPSLP; encoded by the coding sequence ATGGCTTTAAGTCAGGATATTCTCGCTGGGCTGGCGGAGATTGCCCCGGGTTCCCCGCTGGAACAGGCACGACTCACCCGCGAGGCGGCAACGCGTCACGCTCAGGGGAGTTACGAAACGTTATTCAGTCAGCAGGATGCCGACTTTGTGCTGGACGAACGCTTTGCCGTGGCGGCAAAAGTGGCGAAATGGCACAACGTCGACGCACTGGCGGCCCACTATGCCGGGTTTGGTCTGGCCGACCCGACCTCAGTGCGCCTGACCCCCGCCCTGGCCTTTGCCCGGTTGCTGACCTTCTCGCCGGTCCAGGCCACCCCGGGGGCGATCAATGCGCTCACCCTGGCGGGCTGGAGCAAAGAAGGTATTGTGACCCTGGCGCAGCTGATTGCCTTTGTCAGTTTCCAGAGTCGCCTGCTCGTTGGGCTGCGTCTTCTTAATGACAAAACGGTGGCGGCAAGCGATGTCCCCGTTGTGGCGGGCCACTGGCACACCGTGCCTTTGACCAAAAATGGTAAAGCCGCGCCGGTCGAATTTACCCAGCTGGAGCTGGGCTGGGAGCCGTGGCTGACACCCAAACCGCTGGCGGAATTTACCGCCGATGAACAGGCGATCCTCGCCAAATTCGGCCATACCGACTCGGACTATTTCCGCCTGCTGGGGCGCAATCTGCCGGTGCTGGAGCAGCGAACGCTCACCGATAAAGGGATTTTCTATACCCCTGGTGGACTGTCTCGTGCGGAGCGAGAGTTGGCCGCCGCGGTGACCAGCAAAGTGAATGGGTGCATTTACTGCGCCTCTGTCCATGCGCGTAAGGCCAGCCAGCTGTCGAAAGATGATGATGCCGTGGAAAGGCTGCTGGCGGTAGAGCCGGGACAGTCCCTGAGCAGCGGGCAGTCGCCACGCTGGCAGGCGGGGATTGATTTTGCCGCCGCGCTGTCGGTGACGCCGCCGGCGGTAACGCCGGGGCATCTGGCCGAGCTGGAACGTCAGGGGCTGGATACCCTGGCCCAGCTGGATCTGGTGCAGTCAGCGGCGTTCTTCGCCTGGGCTAACCGGCTGATGTTGACTCTGGGTGAACCGTCTTTGCCGTGA
- a CDS encoding TIGR04028 family ABC transporter substrate-binding protein: MQTPFCLPLLTALILATTAAYAADTPVKGGTLVYLEQQAHTNLYPPAGGFYPNGGILNQITDKLTWQNPKTLEVEPWIAESWSTNADKTEYTFKLRPGVTFSDGTPLDANAVAKNFDTYGKGNKAQRLPVSEVINNYDRSEVIDPQTVKFYFKKPSPGFLQGTATIGSGLVSLSTLQRNFEELGDARHIIGSGPFVVKDEKLGREVNLQARKDYAWGPKNLAQQGPANLDGITYLVTPEDSVRVGALLAGQADFIRQVQAYDEKQATDQGYHIYAAPTRGVNDSISFRPDNPLVADIRVRQALLHATNAKQVVETLFSPNYPQAKSVIADSAAGYVDLSDKLTFDPAKASSLLDEAGWKAGSDGIRAKDGQRLALTIYESLPQPQNKEVLQLVAQQWRQVGVALNVKAGDAGSHVLDNLDPLKTPLTVSEVGRADPDVVKSMFYPNNRDALLQKGGSSDKVNSFRDDKLNELLVNISAEVDPQKRLQLTGDAQRYLLDNAYVIPIFEEPQVFAGAPWLKGVSFEAVGRPSFYGAWIEKH; this comes from the coding sequence ATGCAAACCCCATTTTGCCTGCCGCTGTTGACGGCGCTCATTCTTGCGACGACGGCGGCGTATGCTGCCGATACCCCGGTTAAAGGCGGCACGCTGGTCTATCTGGAGCAACAGGCTCACACCAATCTCTATCCCCCGGCGGGCGGGTTTTACCCCAACGGCGGGATCCTGAACCAGATCACCGACAAACTCACCTGGCAGAACCCTAAGACCCTGGAAGTGGAGCCGTGGATCGCCGAGAGCTGGAGCACCAATGCCGATAAAACCGAATACACCTTTAAGCTCCGCCCCGGCGTGACCTTCTCCGACGGCACACCGCTGGACGCGAACGCAGTGGCGAAGAACTTTGATACCTACGGCAAAGGCAACAAGGCCCAGCGCCTGCCGGTATCGGAAGTGATCAACAACTACGACCGCAGCGAAGTGATCGATCCGCAGACCGTGAAGTTCTACTTCAAAAAGCCGTCCCCGGGCTTCCTGCAGGGCACCGCTACTATCGGCTCGGGTCTGGTCTCCCTGAGCACGTTACAACGTAACTTTGAAGAGTTGGGTGATGCCCGACATATCATCGGTTCCGGTCCGTTCGTGGTGAAAGACGAAAAACTGGGCCGGGAGGTGAACCTTCAGGCGCGGAAAGACTACGCCTGGGGCCCGAAAAACCTCGCCCAACAGGGCCCGGCGAACCTGGACGGCATCACCTATCTGGTGACCCCGGAGGACAGTGTTCGCGTCGGCGCACTGCTGGCCGGACAGGCCGACTTTATCCGCCAGGTGCAGGCCTATGACGAAAAACAGGCCACCGATCAGGGATACCACATCTACGCCGCCCCCACCCGCGGGGTAAACGACAGCATCAGCTTCCGCCCGGATAATCCGCTGGTAGCCGACATCCGGGTGCGCCAGGCGCTGCTGCACGCCACCAACGCGAAGCAGGTGGTTGAGACCCTGTTCTCGCCTAACTATCCGCAGGCCAAATCGGTCATAGCCGACTCCGCCGCGGGCTATGTCGATCTCAGCGACAAGCTGACCTTCGACCCGGCCAAAGCCAGCAGCCTGCTGGATGAGGCGGGCTGGAAAGCGGGCAGCGACGGCATCCGCGCCAAAGACGGCCAGCGTCTGGCCCTGACTATCTATGAATCCCTGCCGCAGCCGCAGAATAAAGAGGTATTGCAGCTGGTGGCCCAGCAGTGGCGTCAGGTGGGCGTCGCCCTCAACGTGAAGGCCGGTGATGCCGGAAGCCACGTTCTCGACAACCTCGACCCGCTGAAGACCCCACTCACCGTCTCGGAAGTGGGCCGCGCCGACCCGGACGTGGTGAAGAGCATGTTCTACCCGAATAACCGCGACGCCCTACTGCAAAAAGGCGGCTCCAGCGACAAGGTGAACAGCTTCCGCGACGACAAGCTCAACGAGCTGCTGGTGAATATCTCCGCCGAAGTGGACCCGCAGAAACGCCTCCAGCTTACCGGCGATGCCCAGCGCTATCTGCTGGATAACGCCTACGTGATCCCAATCTTCGAAGAGCCGCAGGTGTTTGCCGGTGCGCCCTGGTTGAAAGGAGTGAGTTTTGAAGCGGTCGGTCGCCCGTCGTTCTACGGCGCCTGGATCGAGAAACATTAA
- the araJ gene encoding MFS transporter AraJ: MKKTVFSLALGTFGLGMAEFGIMGVLTELARDVGITIPSAGNMISFYAFGVVIGAPIVALFSSKFSLKSILLFLVTLCLVGNAIFTFSTSYTMLAIGRLVSGFPHGAFFGVGTIILSRIAPPGKVTVAVAGMIAGMTVANLAGVPLGTWLGHQFSWRYTFFLIAAFNLLVMLSVVLWVPQTFDKTQLRLSEQFHFLKKPEPWFIFAATMFGNAGVFAWFSFVKPFMINVSGFSEGVMTAIMMLMGLGMVLGNLFSGKLSGRYSPLRIAAITDLVIVLSLLLLFAFGGLPAASLVMGFICCAGLFALSAPLQILLLQNAQGGEMLGAAGGQVAFNLGSAIGAYFGGMMITLGFSWSYVTLPAAVLSFCAMSSLLIYGYLKSRRGQADAQALA, translated from the coding sequence ATGAAAAAGACGGTGTTTTCGTTAGCACTTGGTACCTTTGGCCTGGGCATGGCCGAATTCGGCATTATGGGTGTGTTAACCGAGCTGGCGCGTGATGTAGGCATTACGATTCCCTCCGCCGGAAATATGATTTCGTTTTACGCCTTCGGGGTGGTGATAGGGGCGCCGATCGTCGCGCTCTTTTCCAGTAAGTTCTCCTTAAAGTCGATCCTGCTGTTCCTGGTGACGCTGTGCCTCGTTGGCAATGCGATTTTTACCTTCTCCACCTCTTACACCATGCTTGCTATCGGGCGGCTGGTCTCCGGTTTTCCGCACGGCGCGTTCTTCGGTGTCGGCACCATCATCCTCTCGCGCATAGCGCCGCCGGGCAAAGTGACGGTAGCGGTAGCGGGGATGATCGCCGGGATGACGGTGGCTAACCTTGCGGGCGTGCCGCTCGGCACCTGGCTGGGGCATCAGTTTAGCTGGCGCTACACCTTCTTCCTGATCGCCGCGTTTAACCTGTTGGTAATGCTGTCAGTTGTCCTCTGGGTACCGCAGACCTTTGATAAAACGCAGCTTCGCCTGAGTGAGCAGTTTCACTTTCTGAAAAAGCCGGAACCGTGGTTTATCTTCGCCGCCACCATGTTTGGCAACGCCGGCGTCTTCGCCTGGTTCAGCTTTGTGAAGCCGTTCATGATCAATGTGTCGGGCTTTTCCGAAGGGGTGATGACCGCGATCATGATGCTGATGGGGCTCGGCATGGTGCTGGGGAACCTGTTCAGCGGCAAGCTCTCCGGGCGCTACAGCCCGTTGCGGATTGCGGCGATAACCGATCTGGTGATTGTCCTGTCGCTGCTGCTGTTGTTTGCCTTTGGCGGGCTGCCTGCGGCCTCGCTGGTGATGGGCTTTATCTGTTGCGCCGGTCTGTTTGCGCTGTCGGCTCCGCTGCAGATCCTGCTCCTGCAAAATGCGCAGGGCGGGGAGATGCTTGGAGCGGCGGGGGGCCAGGTGGCGTTTAACCTCGGCAGCGCCATTGGCGCGTACTTTGGCGGGATGATGATCACCCTGGGCTTTAGCTGGAGCTACGTGACTCTGCCTGCGGCGGTGCTGTCGTTCTGCGCGATGTCCTCGCTGTTGATATACGGGTATCTGAAATCCCGTCGGGGGCAGGCTGACGCACAGGCGTTAGCCTGA
- a CDS encoding dipeptide ABC transporter ATP-binding protein: MTVLSVENLTLSYRTGREWREVVHNVSFTLGRGELLAFVGESGSGKTTTAQAIIGLLADNARRDAGSIRLNGEDLSQWSAKRLDSLRGARISLVPQDPGNSLNPVKTVGAQVGEILRLHQKIGKAECDNQVLALLTKVGLSHPEQRMKQFPHQLSGGMKQRVLIAIAIALRPDVIIADEPTSALDVTVQKRILDLLDVLRRESGTAVLFVTHDLALAAQRADRLLVFRNGEVQEHGATADVVRAPQHAYTRQLLSDLNGQRLTIAPVSGRPLASPAIRAEGISKRFALGKGHQLQALDGVSFAVLRGSTHALVGESGSGKTTLARILLGFEQADSGQVIIDDIDATTLSHEARRQLRQKIQFVYQNPFASLDPRQTLFEIIEEPLKNFAPVSKAERAARVESVTRRVALPPELLTRTARELSGGQRQRVAIARALILEPTILVLDEATSALDVTVQAQILALLQQLQQQLGLTYLFITHDLATVRRIAHSVTVLRSGQVVEHGAVESLFASPQNDYTRELIDAIPHFSQKEYA; encoded by the coding sequence ATGACCGTATTATCTGTTGAAAACCTGACCCTCAGCTACCGCACGGGGCGGGAGTGGCGCGAGGTGGTACATAATGTCAGCTTTACCCTCGGGCGCGGCGAGTTGCTGGCCTTTGTCGGCGAGTCCGGCTCCGGGAAAACCACCACTGCCCAGGCGATCATTGGCCTGCTGGCGGACAACGCCCGCCGCGACGCTGGCAGCATCCGTCTGAACGGGGAAGATCTCAGCCAGTGGTCGGCGAAGCGGCTCGACAGCCTGCGCGGCGCGCGCATCAGCCTGGTGCCGCAGGATCCGGGTAACTCCCTCAATCCGGTAAAAACTGTTGGCGCACAGGTGGGTGAAATCCTGCGTCTGCATCAGAAGATCGGTAAGGCCGAGTGCGATAATCAGGTGCTGGCCCTGCTGACTAAAGTGGGCCTCAGCCACCCGGAGCAGCGGATGAAGCAGTTTCCGCATCAGCTTTCCGGCGGCATGAAGCAGCGGGTATTGATTGCTATCGCTATCGCCCTGCGCCCGGACGTCATCATCGCCGATGAGCCCACCAGCGCGCTGGACGTGACGGTGCAGAAACGCATTCTCGATCTGCTGGACGTGCTGCGCCGCGAATCCGGCACCGCGGTGCTGTTCGTCACCCACGACCTGGCCCTGGCGGCCCAGCGGGCCGACCGGCTGCTGGTGTTCCGTAACGGCGAGGTGCAGGAGCATGGTGCCACCGCCGACGTGGTACGGGCCCCGCAGCACGCCTACACCCGCCAGCTGCTGAGCGATCTGAACGGACAGCGGTTAACTATCGCCCCGGTATCGGGTCGTCCGCTGGCCTCTCCGGCTATTCGCGCCGAGGGGATCAGCAAACGCTTTGCGCTGGGCAAAGGCCATCAGTTGCAGGCTCTGGATGGGGTTAGCTTTGCCGTTCTGCGCGGCAGCACCCACGCGCTGGTTGGCGAGTCGGGCTCGGGTAAAACCACCCTAGCCCGTATTCTGCTGGGCTTTGAGCAGGCCGACAGCGGCCAGGTGATTATCGATGATATCGACGCCACCACCCTGAGCCATGAAGCGCGTCGCCAGCTGCGGCAGAAGATCCAGTTCGTTTACCAGAACCCCTTTGCCTCGCTGGATCCGCGCCAGACGCTGTTTGAGATCATCGAAGAGCCGCTGAAGAATTTCGCTCCGGTCAGCAAGGCCGAACGCGCCGCCCGGGTGGAGAGCGTCACCCGGCGGGTGGCGTTGCCGCCGGAGCTGTTAACCCGCACCGCGCGGGAACTCTCGGGCGGACAGCGGCAGCGCGTGGCCATTGCCCGGGCCCTGATCCTCGAGCCGACCATTCTGGTGCTGGACGAGGCCACTTCGGCGCTGGACGTCACCGTGCAGGCGCAGATCCTCGCCCTGCTCCAGCAGCTGCAACAGCAGCTGGGCCTGACCTATCTGTTTATCACTCACGATCTGGCGACGGTGCGGCGCATTGCCCACAGCGTTACCGTGCTGCGCAGCGGTCAGGTCGTTGAGCATGGCGCAGTCGAGTCGCTGTTCGCCTCGCCGCAAAACGACTACACCCGCGAGCTGATCGACGCCATTCCCCACTTTTCACAGAAGGAGTACGCATGA
- a CDS encoding ABC transporter permease, with the protein MSHYLLRRAGLGLLVLWAAFTLSFVLLQVLPGDAVLIKFQNPDLGLSPAQIEEMRIAYGADTPLWQQYQHTLGAMLRGDFGFSVQAGVAVSELIATNLPDTLSLALPAFALAVVLAFSLALASRLPGLRWLSNAIQSLPVLFISLPTFWLGIALIQLFSFQLRLIPVINPTPLQGLILPIVTVAIPISAPLAQILMRSLDQVAAQPFVAVARAKGLSETAVLWRHVTGNALLPVLNIAGLLLGELIAGALITETVFGRSGLGLLTQQAVNNQDIAVLHAVVMISALGFVLINLLVDLLMPLFDPRLQTVTGGAA; encoded by the coding sequence ATGAGTCACTATCTGCTGCGACGGGCCGGGCTGGGGCTGCTGGTGTTATGGGCGGCGTTCACCCTGTCGTTTGTGCTGCTTCAGGTACTGCCGGGGGATGCGGTGCTGATCAAGTTCCAGAACCCGGATCTCGGTCTGAGCCCGGCGCAAATCGAAGAGATGCGCATCGCCTACGGGGCCGACACCCCGCTGTGGCAACAGTATCAGCACACCCTCGGGGCGATGCTGCGCGGCGATTTTGGCTTCTCGGTGCAGGCGGGCGTGGCGGTGAGCGAGCTGATTGCCACTAATCTGCCGGACACCTTAAGCCTGGCGTTGCCCGCCTTTGCGCTGGCGGTGGTGCTGGCCTTCTCCCTGGCGCTGGCCTCGCGCCTGCCGGGGCTGCGCTGGTTAAGCAACGCCATTCAGTCCCTGCCGGTGTTGTTTATCTCCCTGCCGACCTTCTGGCTGGGGATTGCCCTGATTCAGCTGTTCTCGTTCCAGCTGCGGCTGATCCCGGTGATTAACCCGACCCCGCTGCAGGGGCTGATCCTGCCGATTGTCACCGTCGCCATTCCCATCTCCGCCCCGCTGGCGCAGATCCTGATGCGCAGTCTGGATCAGGTGGCCGCCCAGCCGTTCGTTGCCGTGGCGCGGGCCAAAGGGCTGAGTGAAACCGCGGTCCTCTGGCGGCACGTCACGGGCAATGCCCTGCTGCCGGTGCTGAACATCGCCGGGCTGCTGCTGGGCGAACTGATTGCCGGGGCGCTGATCACCGAAACCGTGTTCGGCCGCAGCGGGCTGGGGCTGCTGACCCAGCAGGCGGTGAACAACCAGGATATCGCCGTGCTACATGCGGTGGTGATGATTTCCGCCCTCGGCTTTGTGCTGATTAACCTGCTGGTGGATCTGCTGATGCCGCTGTTCGATCCCCGCCTGCAAACCGTTACCGGAGGTGCTGCATGA